The segment GCAGGCCCCACCAGCTCTACAAACGTCCGCCCCTCATCCTGCCCCAGCGCGTCATACAGCACCTCGCTTATTTTTACGGGGTCAGAGGCGGGCGGCTGCACGCCTGCCGCGTAACCCGGATTCGGGTAATCCACCACAAAATCATATGTGTTATTGTCCGTATCAAAGAGCGCCGGATATCTCACAAGGCTGAATCCTTCTCCGGATGTTCCGGCGGCTGTCCCCTCACCGGCAAAGACTCCGAAATGGCTGTTGTCTCCGGGCGTGACACCGTCATAAGCGAGCGCGTCAATAATCCTGCCGTAGTTATCTATAATCTGCACATTATCAGGGCCGTTGGAAAAGTCCATGTCGGGATCGGTGAAGTCGTAGTGCGAGACATAGGTGACGCTATCAGCCTCATCTGCCACCACAAGCAGCCCCAGCCCCCCGCCATCATCGGGGAATACCGAGCCCGGCGGGAATGTGAACTGCTCATCAATACTTCCATCATCTCCGTCAATCCCCACTATCTGCCACCCGCTGATGTCCCTCCCCGCAAAGCCCACCAGCTCTATAAATGAGTGCCCATTATCCTCGCCATCCGGGTTATAAAGGATTTCGCTTATCAAAACTATCGGCAGCTCGGGTTCAGGCGTGGCTGTTGGGATAGCGGCACGGAGCGCATAGACGGCATTGTCGTGGGAACCGACATAGACACGTCCGTCATCGCCGATCGCCGGGGAAGAGTCAAACCAGCTCCCGCTCTCGTAGCTCCCGGCGAGCGTCCCGTCGGAATTGAGCGCGTACAACATCTTGTCCTGCGCGCCCACGTACACCATCCCGTTGCCGCCTATCGCGGGAGAGGAATCAATGTTCATGCCCGCTCCGTAGCTCCAGAAGAACGCTCCCACAGAGGTCAACACATAAAGGTTATTGTCCCTGGAACCGGCATAGACATTTCCGGAAATGCCAATCGCGGGAGACGAGTACACATCGGACCCGGTCAGATATGACCAGGAGAGCGCACCCGCCGATGTGCATGCATAGACATTGTTATCATAGCACCCGATGTAGACGCTGCCGTCGGAGCCGATCGCGGGGGATGATTGCAGTGTGCCGCCTGTCCTATAGCTTCACACGAGCGATCTGCCGGAGTTGATTGCATACACAGTGTCCTTATCACCGGTGCCCCAGAATATCTGACCGTCAGTCCCCACCGCGGGCGACGAGGGATGAGCATTGGTCGCCGCGCCGGTAGTGAAGCTCCATGCCATTTCCCCCATGGAGCCGTCCCACAGGCTGAACGCTATGAGGCTCCGCCGCGCCTGGACATAGACTTCACCCGCAGTGCTTATCACGGGGGACGATGCCCAGGTGTCCTCCGCTCCATCGCCCGGATGGGTATAGCTCCACAACAGGCCGCCAGTGGAATTGAACGCATAGAACCGGTTGTCTTTCGAACCGATGTAGACTTCCTGAGTGGCGCTGATCGCGGGAGACGAGGATATGGCGCCTTCGGTCGCGTAGCTCCATGCAAGCGCTCCGGTTGAAGAATACGCATAGAACAGATTGTCGTCGCTCCCGACGTATATTGTCCCATCCGTACCCATGGCGGGTGAAGAGGCCACGTTGTCAGCCGCCAGATAACTCCACGCGAGCGCGGGCAGCGAAGGCCCCGCGTAGCTACTCCGGCCCGTATGCTGGAGATCGGAATGGAACATCGGCCACGGGCCCTCCGGCCTCGGCGTCGGCGTGATGGTCGGCGTCGGGGTAATCGTGGGGGTTTCAGTGGGGGCCGTGGGCGTGGGGGTCGGTGTCTCAGTGGGCGTAGGAGTTTCCGTCGGGGTCTCGGTCGGAGTAGGTGTAACTGTGGGGGTTTCCGTCGGCGTCAATGTGGGTATCGAAGTCGGCTCGGTGAGCACGTACAGGAAGGTATCATCTGAGCCTACGTATACATTGCCCGCATCTATTGCCACAGACGATTCGACCACACCGCCAGTCGCGTATGTCCACGCCAGTGTGCCATCAGAGTTGAGACTATAAATTATGTTATCCCTGGATCCAACATACACCGTATCAATTCCGCTCACTGCCGGCGAGGAAGAAATATCGCCGCCAGTCACATAGCTCCAGGAGAGCGCCCCGCTCAGGTCAATCACGCAGTACAGACAGTTGTCATCAGAACCCACGTACACCGTGTCGGTGCTTAC is part of the Candidatus Auribacterota bacterium genome and harbors:
- a CDS encoding PQQ-binding-like beta-propeller repeat protein translates to MKKSIPRCRLTVLALIVSCIILHCVYPASGWWPMFRNDPQRTGKSSAVGPLIPALRWSYGAGGGISSAPVLSSSGAVYVGAEDARLYSIDSGGALLWSYAASGPVSSSAAISAGTVNIGADDDCLYSIDSGGAMLWSYVTGGDISSSPAVSGTGTVYVGSEDNRLYSLNSVGSLLWSYAASEPIFSSPAIGIGTDTVYVGSDDNRLYCVIDGGGLLSWSYATAGDISSAPAVSGIDTVYVASRDNKLYRIDSAGALIWSYAASGPISSSPAVSTDTVYVGSDDNCLYCVIDLSGALSWSYVTGGDISSSPAVSGIDTVYVGSRDNIIYSLNSDGTLAWTYATGGVVESSVAIDAGNVYVGSDDTFLYVLTEPTSIPTLTPTETPTVTPTPTETPTETPTPTETPTPTPTAPTETPTITPTPTITPTPRPEGPWPMFHSDLQHTGRSSYAGPSLPALAWSYLAADNVASSPAMGTDGTIYVGSDDNLFYAYSSTGALAWSYATEGAISSSPAISATQEVYIGSKDNRFYAFNSTGGLLWSYTHPGDGAEDTWASSPVISTAGEVYVQARRSLIAFSLWDGSMGEMAWSFTTGAATNAHPSSPAVGTDGQIFWGTGDKDTVYAINSGRSLV